A window of the Bacteroides thetaiotaomicron VPI-5482 genome harbors these coding sequences:
- a CDS encoding glycoside hydrolase family 125 protein, whose protein sequence is MNITKAFCLSIALLGASNMQAITNSDFVIQQDNTKINNYQTNRPETSKRLFVSQAVEQQIAHIKQLLTNARLAWMFENCFPNTLDTTVHFDGKDDTFVYTGDIHAMWLRDSGAQVWPYVQLANKDAELKKMLAGVIKRQFKCINIDPYANAFNMNSEGGEWMSDLTDMKPELHERKWEIDSLCYPIRLAYHYWKTTGDASIFSDEWLTAIAKVLKTFKEQQRKEDPKGPYRFQRKTERALDTMTNDGWGNPVKPVGLIASAFRPSDDATTFQFLVPSNFFAVTSLRKAAEILNTVNKKPDLAKECTTLSNEVETALKKYAVYNHPKYGKIYAFEVDGFGNQLLMDDANVPSLIALPYLGDVKVNDPIYQNTRKFVWSEDNPYFFKGTAGEGIGGPHIGYDMIWPMSIMMKAFTSQNDAEIKTCIKMLMDTDAGTGFMHESFHKNDPKNFTRSWFAWQNTLFGELILKLVNEGKVDLLNSIQ, encoded by the coding sequence ATGAATATAACTAAAGCCTTTTGTTTGTCCATAGCACTCTTGGGCGCTAGCAATATGCAGGCTATAACGAACAGTGATTTTGTCATCCAACAAGATAATACCAAAATCAACAACTATCAGACGAACCGTCCGGAAACATCGAAACGTCTGTTTGTCTCACAAGCTGTGGAACAACAGATTGCGCATATCAAGCAACTGCTGACGAATGCCCGCTTAGCATGGATGTTCGAAAACTGTTTCCCGAACACACTGGATACTACTGTTCATTTTGACGGTAAAGACGATACGTTTGTTTATACAGGTGACATCCACGCCATGTGGTTGCGCGATTCGGGTGCACAAGTATGGCCTTACGTGCAACTCGCCAACAAAGACGCAGAACTGAAAAAAATGCTCGCTGGCGTTATCAAACGTCAGTTCAAGTGTATCAATATCGACCCGTATGCCAATGCTTTCAACATGAATTCCGAAGGCGGCGAATGGATGAGTGACCTTACGGACATGAAGCCCGAACTGCACGAACGCAAATGGGAAATCGACTCGCTCTGTTATCCTATCCGTCTCGCTTATCATTACTGGAAGACGACGGGAGATGCCAGTATATTCTCCGACGAATGGCTTACAGCCATCGCCAAGGTTCTGAAAACGTTTAAGGAACAGCAACGAAAAGAAGATCCGAAAGGTCCTTATCGTTTCCAACGCAAAACGGAACGTGCACTCGATACGATGACCAATGACGGCTGGGGCAATCCTGTAAAGCCGGTCGGACTGATTGCTTCTGCTTTCCGTCCTTCGGATGATGCTACAACTTTCCAGTTTCTCGTTCCGTCCAACTTCTTTGCTGTAACTTCATTGCGCAAAGCTGCCGAAATTCTGAATACGGTCAACAAGAAACCTGATTTAGCTAAAGAATGTACTACACTGTCTAACGAAGTGGAAACAGCCCTGAAAAAGTATGCGGTTTACAATCATCCGAAATATGGCAAAATCTATGCTTTCGAAGTGGACGGTTTCGGCAATCAACTGTTAATGGATGATGCCAATGTGCCGAGTCTCATTGCCCTGCCTTATCTTGGGGATGTGAAAGTGAACGATCCTATTTATCAGAATACCCGTAAGTTTGTATGGAGCGAAGATAATCCTTACTTCTTCAAAGGTACTGCCGGCGAAGGAATTGGCGGTCCGCACATCGGATATGATATGATTTGGCCCATGAGTATTATGATGAAAGCATTCACCAGTCAAAACGACGCAGAAATCAAGACCTGCATCAAAATGCTGATGGATACGGATGCCGGAACAGGGTTCATGCATGAATCTTTCCACAAGAACGACCCGAAAAACTTTACTCGTTCCTGGTTTGCATGGCAAAATACGCTGTTTGGAGAACTAATCCTAAAACTCGTGAATGAAGGAAAGGTAGACTTACTGAATAGTATCCAATAG
- a CDS encoding tyrosine-type recombinase/integrase — protein sequence MNKQEKYSFVGYWFMRYLSEYIPVIKNQSHNTLTSYRDYYMQYLPFVAKRTGKHADKLLITDLTVERTNAFLNHIETDKGCTIQTRNQRLTAIKSFVHYVYNNAPEYMEWSRLMSTIPMKKVKVKVIEGSVLPAVSYLDKREMDALLNTPDRQTVQGRKDYAMLLFLYNTGVRASEAASLTIGSIIYDDASCPLVRIYGKGNKSRTCPLWNRTLNAIKPFMAGRRETERVFLNRYGNPMTRFGIYELLERNVIKATATAPTLAKKRVSPHTLRHTAACHLYESGNDIVTIQSWLGHVSLNTTNIYTEVSLQMKEKAIMLWTIDGEENATK from the coding sequence ATGAACAAGCAAGAAAAATACTCATTTGTAGGTTACTGGTTCATGAGATATCTATCTGAATATATACCGGTAATAAAGAATCAATCTCATAATACGCTCACCAGTTATCGTGACTACTATATGCAGTATCTACCTTTTGTAGCCAAGAGAACCGGCAAACATGCCGATAAACTTTTGATTACGGATCTCACTGTCGAGAGGACCAATGCTTTTTTGAATCATATAGAGACAGACAAGGGCTGTACTATTCAAACCCGTAACCAAAGGCTTACCGCAATCAAGTCTTTCGTCCATTATGTGTACAATAATGCACCTGAATATATGGAATGGAGCCGATTGATGAGCACTATACCGATGAAGAAAGTGAAGGTAAAAGTCATTGAAGGGAGCGTATTGCCAGCCGTGTCTTATCTTGACAAGAGAGAGATGGATGCGTTGCTTAATACTCCTGACCGACAAACAGTACAAGGCAGGAAAGATTATGCAATGTTACTTTTCTTGTATAACACTGGAGTTCGAGCCTCTGAGGCGGCTTCGCTAACAATAGGTAGCATTATTTATGATGATGCTTCGTGTCCGTTGGTAAGAATTTATGGTAAGGGGAATAAAAGCCGCACATGCCCCTTATGGAATAGAACATTAAACGCTATAAAACCATTTATGGCCGGCAGACGTGAAACAGAAAGAGTCTTCTTGAACAGATACGGAAATCCCATGACCAGATTCGGTATTTACGAATTACTGGAAAGGAATGTCATAAAGGCTACGGCCACTGCACCAACTCTTGCAAAGAAAAGAGTGAGTCCTCATACTCTTAGACATACAGCAGCATGTCATTTATATGAATCTGGAAATGATATCGTTACCATCCAGTCCTGGTTAGGCCATGTCTCATTAAATACTACCAATATATATACAGAGGTAAGTTTACAAATGAAAGAAAAGGCTATTATGCTATGGACTATAGATGGTGAAGAAAATGCTACCAAGTAA
- a CDS encoding tyrosine-type recombinase/integrase: MLTLKANVGNAILRYIKEVRCNERGYREVFLKLNNSVRPMPPKGIYHVVSNAIKGLCIHVEHVGPHSLRRAFATIRINKGHTFKDIADILGHR, from the coding sequence GTGCTGACGTTGAAAGCTAATGTTGGAAACGCCATCCTCAGATATATCAAAGAGGTAAGATGTAATGAACGTGGTTATAGGGAAGTTTTTCTTAAGTTGAACAATTCCGTGAGACCAATGCCCCCCAAAGGCATATATCATGTGGTTTCCAATGCCATTAAGGGATTGTGTATACATGTAGAGCATGTAGGTCCTCATTCTCTTAGAAGAGCATTTGCTACGATACGTATCAATAAAGGACATACGTTTAAAGATATTGCTGACATACTCGGACACAGATAA
- a CDS encoding DUF3945 domain-containing protein, with protein MAQEKEVKEKPKRTRKTQKSAKEKPYVEQINELLFVHNKEDPKAGVQAVSEIDGEGKVRTVPAEEKNENSFLKFEKNSSILENFIKNFWSQFKEPTHFRLIRMTVHDYKQNKQAIRDLSQGKETDAVKEFLKRYEIRPRENKEQSKNEKETETMAKKQKTNPQEQAPQPTVSTEQPQEQQAPRYRYDENMVNWDALEKMGVSKTSLEQQGLLDSMLKGYKTNKLVPLTLTLTGARVKLDARLSFITMPDGQIGLGIHGIRKEPELERPYFGHIFTEEDKKNLRETGNMGRVAELNLNGGSYTPCLISIDKNTNELVAVRQENVYIPSEVKGIRLTADEINALKEGQPVYVDGMISKNGKPFDATLQYSAERRGLEFIYPESKGFNQQSLGGVQLSPNQIKMLSEGHTILVEDMKRTDGALFSSFVTLDKVTGRPQYTRHNPENGEIYIPKEICNVLLTPEDKEALRKGQPVFLENMINRKGEEFSSFVKLDMNTGRPQYSRTPDGFSERQVPVVPAEVYGHVFTAQERANLQDGKAILVSDLKSANNKTFSSYLKVNANSGQLQYFQENPDIRRNTARRAAQADDTQNRQQEQKKGSRQAV; from the coding sequence ATGGCACAAGAAAAAGAAGTGAAAGAAAAACCGAAGCGGACGCGCAAAACGCAGAAATCCGCCAAAGAAAAGCCCTATGTGGAACAAATCAACGAACTACTGTTTGTCCACAACAAGGAGGACCCCAAAGCCGGTGTGCAAGCCGTCAGCGAAATTGACGGGGAAGGAAAGGTCAGGACGGTTCCTGCAGAAGAAAAGAACGAAAACTCCTTTCTGAAATTCGAGAAAAACTCCAGTATCCTCGAAAACTTCATCAAGAACTTCTGGAGCCAGTTCAAGGAACCTACACATTTCCGGCTCATACGAATGACCGTCCATGATTACAAGCAGAACAAGCAGGCAATCAGGGATTTGTCACAAGGCAAGGAAACGGACGCAGTAAAAGAGTTCCTCAAACGCTACGAAATCCGACCAAGAGAAAACAAGGAACAGAGTAAGAACGAAAAAGAAACAGAAACAATGGCAAAGAAACAAAAAACAAACCCACAGGAACAGGCACCACAACCGACAGTTTCAACAGAACAGCCGCAGGAACAGCAGGCACCACGCTACCGTTATGACGAGAACATGGTAAACTGGGACGCACTGGAAAAGATGGGAGTCTCCAAAACTTCCCTCGAACAGCAGGGACTGCTGGATTCCATGCTGAAAGGATACAAAACCAACAAACTGGTTCCCCTGACACTGACGCTGACAGGTGCCAGGGTCAAACTGGACGCACGCCTCTCATTCATCACCATGCCGGACGGGCAGATCGGTCTGGGTATCCACGGTATCCGCAAGGAACCGGAACTGGAAAGGCCCTATTTCGGGCACATCTTCACGGAAGAGGACAAGAAGAACCTCCGTGAGACAGGAAACATGGGACGCGTGGCGGAACTGAACCTGAACGGGGGTTCCTATACACCCTGTCTCATCTCCATTGACAAGAATACCAACGAGCTGGTTGCCGTACGGCAAGAAAACGTATACATACCAAGTGAAGTGAAAGGCATCAGGCTGACAGCGGATGAAATAAACGCGCTGAAGGAAGGACAACCGGTATATGTGGACGGAATGATCTCAAAAAACGGAAAGCCGTTCGACGCCACACTCCAATACAGCGCGGAACGCAGGGGGCTGGAATTCATCTATCCGGAAAGCAAGGGGTTCAACCAGCAGAGCCTGGGAGGCGTACAACTTTCACCCAACCAGATCAAAATGCTCAGCGAAGGACATACCATCCTTGTAGAGGATATGAAACGCACCGACGGAGCGCTGTTCTCCTCTTTCGTCACGCTGGACAAGGTGACCGGCCGACCGCAATATACACGACATAATCCGGAGAACGGGGAAATATACATCCCGAAGGAAATCTGCAACGTGCTACTGACTCCCGAGGACAAGGAGGCGCTGCGCAAGGGACAACCCGTCTTCCTTGAAAACATGATCAACCGCAAAGGGGAAGAGTTCTCCTCCTTCGTCAAACTGGACATGAATACGGGCAGGCCGCAATACTCGCGTACACCGGACGGTTTCAGCGAGCGCCAGGTGCCGGTCGTTCCGGCGGAAGTATACGGGCATGTATTCACGGCACAGGAACGGGCCAACCTGCAGGACGGAAAAGCCATACTCGTATCGGACCTGAAAAGCGCCAACAACAAGACATTCAGTTCCTACCTGAAAGTGAACGCAAATTCCGGACAGCTGCAATACTTCCAGGAAAACCCGGACATACGCCGCAATACAGCCCGGCGTGCCGCACAGGCGGACGACACGCAAAACCGGCAGCAGGAACAGAAGAAAGGAAGCAGACAGGCCGTATAA
- a CDS encoding DUF4099 domain-containing protein: MNQNDNRIFRKEDLDWKELETIGIHKEELEKSGDMELLLQGEETETVPLKIRTSALRLTMDATLRITVGTDGKPVMEINGISPEAESEAGG; this comes from the coding sequence ATGAATCAGAATGACAACCGGATATTCAGAAAGGAAGACCTTGACTGGAAAGAACTGGAGACCATCGGTATCCACAAAGAAGAACTGGAAAAAAGCGGGGACATGGAACTGCTCCTGCAAGGGGAGGAAACGGAAACCGTCCCATTGAAAATCCGCACTTCCGCACTCCGCTTAACAATGGACGCCACCCTCAGGATCACGGTGGGGACGGACGGAAAGCCGGTAATGGAAATCAACGGGATCAGTCCCGAAGCGGAAAGCGAAGCCGGCGGATAA
- a CDS encoding DNA topoisomerase encodes MIAILTDKPNVGKEIARILGAHTREDGYMSGNGYMVTWTFGNMLSLAMPKDYGMDRPERGDFPINPAPFRLMVKHIKTDTGWIPDINAVLQLKVIEKVFDACESIIAATDASREGEMVFRYLYRYLECRKSYRRLWISSLTDEAVLEGMDNLRPGSLYDHMFLAADSRNKADWVLGLNASYALCQATGTGNNSLGRVQTPILAAISSRYRERENHIATDTFPVFISLCKNNTLLKMRCTEEFTDREAAARLYSDCKLAGHARVTAVSRQVREIEPPALYNLTELQKDANNYYGMTAGKSLEIAQKLYEKKLISYPRTAGRFLPRDVYDKLPRIMEKILNRKEFRPYVRSMGINIFDLPDKVVDEGQAAEHHAIIITDTYPEGLNREEMQLYMMIIGRMLEAFMPVCRAEYTTVDAVCAARNFRCHACRIIEKGWFGIFERESVIAGREYGFSPIPQLENGETAAVTGCSLIHRKDLTVSAYTDAELITYMDTAGLGTAATRTGILQTLIDRKYVRYSGKYIIPTRKGLYIYETVRNMKIAETALTSGWEAQLARMERGKLTQEEFMKGVLKLSREVTEDIFRKCER; translated from the coding sequence ATGATTGCGATATTGACAGACAAGCCCAATGTGGGAAAAGAGATAGCAAGAATTCTGGGAGCACATACCAGAGAGGACGGATACATGAGCGGGAACGGGTACATGGTGACATGGACCTTCGGCAACATGCTTTCACTGGCCATGCCGAAGGATTACGGGATGGACCGCCCGGAACGCGGGGACTTCCCGATAAATCCCGCCCCCTTCAGACTGATGGTAAAACACATCAAGACCGATACGGGATGGATACCGGACATCAACGCGGTCCTCCAGCTGAAAGTGATCGAAAAAGTATTCGACGCCTGCGAAAGTATCATTGCGGCCACCGACGCCTCCCGGGAGGGGGAAATGGTGTTCAGGTACCTTTACCGGTATCTGGAATGCAGGAAATCCTACCGCCGTCTATGGATCTCGTCACTTACGGACGAAGCCGTGCTGGAAGGAATGGACAACCTCAGGCCCGGCAGCCTGTATGACCACATGTTTCTGGCAGCGGACAGCCGCAACAAAGCGGACTGGGTACTGGGACTCAACGCCAGCTATGCCCTCTGCCAGGCGACCGGAACGGGAAACAACTCACTGGGACGGGTGCAGACACCCATACTGGCAGCCATAAGCAGCCGTTACCGTGAACGTGAGAACCACATTGCCACGGACACCTTTCCGGTTTTTATCAGCCTGTGCAAAAATAACACCCTGCTCAAAATGCGCTGTACGGAAGAATTCACAGACCGGGAGGCGGCTGCACGGCTTTACAGTGACTGCAAACTGGCCGGACATGCACGCGTCACCGCTGTCAGCAGACAGGTCAGGGAGATAGAGCCTCCAGCCCTCTACAACCTGACCGAACTCCAGAAAGACGCCAACAACTATTACGGAATGACTGCCGGAAAATCGCTTGAAATCGCACAGAAACTTTATGAGAAGAAACTGATTTCCTATCCGCGAACTGCCGGACGTTTCCTTCCACGGGACGTTTACGACAAACTGCCCCGTATCATGGAGAAAATCCTGAACAGGAAGGAATTCCGACCGTATGTCAGAAGCATGGGGATCAACATATTCGACCTGCCGGACAAGGTAGTCGACGAAGGACAAGCGGCGGAACACCACGCCATCATCATTACCGATACATATCCGGAAGGATTAAACCGGGAAGAGATGCAGCTGTACATGATGATTATCGGACGGATGCTGGAAGCCTTCATGCCCGTATGCAGGGCGGAATACACCACTGTGGATGCCGTATGTGCCGCACGAAATTTCCGGTGTCATGCCTGCCGCATCATTGAAAAGGGATGGTTCGGCATATTCGAAAGAGAAAGCGTCATTGCAGGAAGGGAATACGGCTTCTCCCCCATCCCGCAACTGGAAAACGGGGAGACGGCCGCTGTTACCGGATGCAGCCTGATACACAGGAAGGACCTGACCGTATCCGCATATACCGACGCGGAACTGATCACCTACATGGACACTGCCGGACTGGGAACGGCGGCCACGCGTACAGGAATCCTGCAGACCCTGATTGACCGCAAATATGTACGTTATTCAGGCAAATACATCATCCCCACACGAAAGGGGCTTTACATATATGAGACGGTACGGAACATGAAAATAGCGGAAACCGCACTGACTTCGGGCTGGGAGGCGCAACTGGCACGAATGGAAAGGGGAAAGCTTACACAGGAAGAATTCATGAAAGGGGTACTCAAACTCTCGAGAGAGGTAACGGAAGATATCTTCCGGAAATGTGAAAGATAG
- a CDS encoding PRTRC system protein E → MFFQSIYQMMSAGTDLNINIRRTDGKLSVAVIPKRTTLKDEAGQAIVPLILNGTPMELDGQFLQIITTPLQKAQGILTNLETFEQQARLAATQGKAAGTANDKKTKEAREKQEKMEKLLKRAEEAFTAGRYSEATTCFRQAKVLADTDRQKQIEARIQEVQKESSQGCLFPETDTQPLPQQPPANGTANGNRPDGQMRMFTSQPPQQPVQQAIPQPVQQPVPRPQIVQPQPVPQYYPGTPQPQPMYEGYCRNPANGSPQQTAEQPQTYFLQPGGQYPQTQPWQQPQPVPLQPQATVIQTTRENTGREYQSPPQPAAEALTFDKDDESDRELLREDPYAEYIDFPQECRMKDETQAELICC, encoded by the coding sequence ATGTTTTTCCAATCAATTTATCAGATGATGTCGGCAGGCACAGACCTGAACATCAACATCAGGAGAACGGACGGAAAACTGTCCGTAGCGGTAATACCCAAACGTACAACACTCAAGGATGAAGCCGGACAGGCCATCGTGCCGCTCATACTCAACGGCACCCCCATGGAACTGGACGGACAATTCCTGCAGATCATCACCACACCGCTGCAGAAAGCGCAGGGAATCCTCACCAACCTTGAAACCTTCGAGCAACAGGCACGGCTCGCCGCAACACAAGGCAAGGCGGCCGGAACCGCCAACGACAAGAAGACAAAAGAGGCACGTGAAAAACAGGAAAAGATGGAAAAACTCCTCAAACGTGCGGAGGAGGCGTTCACGGCAGGAAGATACTCGGAAGCGACAACCTGCTTCAGGCAGGCCAAGGTACTCGCAGATACGGACAGGCAGAAACAGATAGAGGCAAGGATACAGGAAGTGCAGAAGGAGTCGTCACAGGGCTGCCTGTTTCCTGAAACGGACACACAGCCGCTTCCACAACAGCCGCCCGCAAACGGTACGGCGAACGGTAACCGACCTGACGGACAAATGCGGATGTTCACGTCACAACCGCCACAACAGCCTGTACAGCAGGCAATCCCGCAACCGGTACAACAACCGGTGCCCCGGCCGCAGATAGTACAGCCGCAGCCCGTACCACAATATTATCCGGGAACACCGCAACCACAGCCAATGTACGAAGGATACTGCCGGAATCCCGCAAACGGCAGTCCGCAACAAACAGCGGAACAGCCCCAAACATACTTCCTCCAGCCCGGCGGACAGTACCCACAGACACAACCATGGCAACAGCCGCAACCCGTCCCCCTGCAGCCGCAGGCAACCGTCATACAGACAACCCGGGAAAATACGGGCAGGGAATACCAGTCACCGCCACAACCGGCCGCAGAAGCGCTCACTTTTGACAAGGACGATGAAAGTGACAGGGAACTGTTGCGTGAAGACCCGTATGCGGAATACATAGACTTCCCGCAGGAATGCCGCATGAAGGACGAGACACAGGCGGAGCTTATATGTTGTTAA
- a CDS encoding PRTRC system protein C — protein MALDIKGLKRVFILKKGNDTLTLEDPDSRMSLSEVTDFYSMNYPELTTATLHGPELEEDRAIYRFKTTIGTKG, from the coding sequence ATGGCACTTGATATCAAAGGACTCAAAAGAGTATTCATCCTGAAAAAAGGAAATGACACCCTGACACTGGAAGATCCGGACAGCAGAATGTCCCTTTCCGAAGTGACGGACTTCTATTCCATGAACTATCCGGAACTGACCACGGCAACCCTGCACGGGCCGGAACTCGAAGAGGACCGCGCGATATACCGGTTCAAAACCACCATAGGAACGAAAGGATAA
- a CDS encoding prokaryotic E2 ligase family D protein → MNELTKQMQQIMHPRAVLVAYECETTGYSTPRSYLELRPVNEKGRMGAGIPVTYEFMNSLVESYTESMSGIPHGRIPGNMLLCDSRKGRERYIWYNPPQKRKMYFQDGLHITDGTFNVPGVIYVVERECMDIHAFKGAIPEERTELYLAPFFNVAGANVCLGSSSPKKPQDMDFLEFQEYWEKRFWMSEFSHLGGNRNPTRSNLVSVTEHARNNPFDYSELQQSGKKLKDILA, encoded by the coding sequence ATGAATGAACTGACAAAACAGATGCAGCAAATCATGCATCCCAGAGCGGTACTTGTCGCCTATGAATGCGAAACGACAGGTTACTCAACCCCGCGAAGTTATCTCGAACTCAGGCCCGTCAATGAGAAAGGACGGATGGGGGCCGGCATTCCGGTAACCTATGAGTTCATGAACTCACTGGTGGAATCATACACGGAAAGCATGAGCGGAATCCCGCACGGACGCATCCCCGGGAACATGCTCCTGTGCGACTCTAGAAAAGGGCGCGAAAGGTACATATGGTACAATCCGCCACAGAAGAGAAAAATGTACTTTCAGGACGGGCTGCACATTACAGACGGGACATTCAACGTACCGGGCGTCATCTACGTGGTGGAAAGGGAATGCATGGACATACACGCCTTCAAGGGAGCAATCCCCGAAGAGCGGACAGAACTGTATCTGGCGCCGTTCTTCAATGTAGCCGGGGCGAACGTCTGCCTGGGCAGCTCATCGCCAAAGAAACCGCAGGACATGGATTTTCTGGAATTTCAGGAATACTGGGAAAAGCGTTTCTGGATGAGCGAGTTCTCACATTTGGGAGGTAACAGGAACCCGACCCGCAGCAACCTGGTTTCCGTAACGGAACATGCACGGAACAATCCGTTTGATTACAGCGAGTTACAACAATCCGGGAAGAAACTTAAAGACATACTGGCATGA
- a CDS encoding PRTRC system ThiF family protein — protein MKKIHYTDNYLLKPYHPVTIHVAGAGGTGSQVITNLARMNVALQALGHPGLHVTVFDPDIITEANIGRQLFSEMELGQGKATAAVTRVNRFFGTTWTAENCRYPVRKTQENGDDRTKPANIIITCTDNTRSRLELWRFLKKYRETSVNNERAVYYWMDFGNAQTTGQVFIGTVRNKIRQPASKEFMPVPGMNVITEEVNYSTIEEKDSEPSCSLAEALERQDLYINSILAQVGCDILWRMFKEGRTLYRGAYINLDTLRVNPIPV, from the coding sequence ATGAAAAAGATTCATTACACGGACAACTACCTGCTGAAACCCTACCATCCCGTCACCATCCATGTTGCGGGTGCAGGGGGCACGGGATCACAGGTCATAACCAATTTGGCACGCATGAACGTCGCGTTGCAGGCACTGGGACACCCGGGCCTACATGTCACCGTATTCGATCCCGACATTATTACGGAAGCCAACATAGGACGCCAGCTCTTCAGTGAGATGGAACTAGGGCAAGGCAAGGCGACGGCGGCCGTCACACGCGTCAACCGTTTTTTCGGAACAACATGGACGGCGGAAAACTGCCGCTATCCCGTACGGAAAACACAGGAAAACGGAGATGACAGGACAAAGCCGGCAAATATCATCATCACCTGCACCGACAATACCCGCTCACGACTGGAACTGTGGAGATTCCTGAAAAAATACAGGGAGACCTCCGTAAACAATGAAAGGGCGGTTTATTACTGGATGGATTTCGGGAATGCGCAAACCACCGGGCAAGTCTTCATAGGTACTGTCCGCAACAAGATACGGCAGCCGGCATCAAAAGAATTCATGCCGGTACCCGGAATGAACGTCATCACCGAGGAGGTGAACTATTCCACAATAGAAGAGAAGGACTCCGAACCGAGCTGCTCACTGGCGGAAGCACTGGAAAGACAGGACCTGTACATCAACTCCATACTGGCACAAGTCGGCTGTGACATCCTATGGAGGATGTTCAAGGAAGGAAGAACCCTGTACCGGGGAGCATATATCAATCTGGACACACTCCGGGTTAATCCGATACCGGTATAA
- a CDS encoding NYN domain-containing protein, producing the protein MKKEKDLSVAVLIDGDNASSEKMEDVMRFVSRYGAAVVRRIYGDWTKKSLSGWKDAARDYSFRMVQASSFVPGKNTTDIALVMDAMDILHEGRVGCFCLVASDGDYTLLAQRIRESGLTVLGYGEGKTPAALVRSCTEFLLADRKEEKPFQENTPEFFIQRDMEYFDKAFEQAADGKAEVSLSLIGGVLKKLMPKFKVKRYGCRTLGKLYERLEKYELVKTGKGVAGLVRIKS; encoded by the coding sequence ATGAAAAAAGAAAAAGATTTGTCTGTCGCGGTTTTGATTGACGGCGATAATGCTTCTTCCGAGAAGATGGAAGATGTGATGCGGTTCGTATCCCGCTATGGTGCTGCCGTTGTGAGACGTATATATGGTGACTGGACTAAAAAATCCCTTTCCGGTTGGAAGGATGCGGCAAGGGATTATTCGTTCAGGATGGTGCAGGCTTCCTCTTTTGTGCCGGGAAAGAATACGACGGATATCGCGTTGGTTATGGATGCGATGGACATCCTTCATGAGGGGCGGGTCGGTTGTTTTTGTCTGGTCGCCAGTGACGGGGATTATACCCTGCTGGCACAACGTATCAGGGAGAGTGGTCTGACGGTCCTCGGTTACGGGGAGGGAAAGACTCCGGCGGCACTGGTACGTTCCTGTACTGAGTTTCTATTGGCTGACCGGAAGGAGGAGAAGCCTTTTCAGGAAAATACACCTGAATTTTTTATTCAAAGAGATATGGAATACTTTGATAAGGCTTTTGAACAGGCTGCTGACGGTAAGGCGGAGGTCAGCTTGTCTTTGATTGGAGGGGTGCTGAAGAAGCTGATGCCCAAATTCAAAGTGAAAAGGTATGGCTGCAGGACGCTCGGCAAATTGTATGAAAGGCTTGAGAAATACGAACTGGTTAAAACGGGGAAGGGTGTTGCCGGATTAGTGCGGATTAAATCCTGA